Proteins encoded by one window of Lutibacter sp. A64:
- a CDS encoding sulfurtransferase, giving the protein MKTNLVSVKWLHENLNNPDLIILDASQKNNISGIKSKFEDLRITNARFFDIKNSFSDKNAPFPNTLPNTQQFKQECRKLGINKTSKIVVYDNLGIYTSPRVWWLFKTMGHNNIAVLNGGLPAWDKEGFELESFKKDTYSLGNFEAVLHPELVKDINEIKTNLSTKQAIVLDARSEGRFNGTAPDPRPNLKSGHIPNSINLPYSTVLKDGKFKSETALKSMFNNLKVDDNPLIFSCGSGITACIIMLASELVLKNKKAIYDGSWTEWASTKNAPIDILN; this is encoded by the coding sequence ATGAAAACCAACTTAGTATCAGTAAAATGGTTACATGAAAACTTAAATAATCCTGATTTAATTATTTTAGATGCTAGTCAAAAAAATAATATTTCTGGAATAAAATCTAAATTTGAAGATTTACGAATTACAAATGCACGTTTTTTTGATATAAAAAATTCTTTTAGCGATAAAAATGCGCCGTTTCCTAATACACTACCAAATACACAACAATTTAAACAAGAATGTCGTAAATTAGGTATTAATAAAACTAGTAAAATTGTGGTTTATGACAATTTAGGTATTTATACAAGCCCAAGAGTTTGGTGGCTATTTAAAACTATGGGACATAATAATATTGCTGTTTTAAATGGCGGTTTACCCGCTTGGGATAAAGAGGGTTTTGAATTAGAATCCTTTAAAAAAGACACCTATAGTTTAGGTAATTTTGAAGCTGTTTTACATCCGGAATTGGTGAAGGATATAAATGAAATTAAAACAAATTTATCAACTAAACAAGCAATAGTTTTAGATGCTAGATCTGAAGGTAGATTTAATGGTACTGCTCCAGACCCAAGACCTAATTTAAAAAGTGGTCATATCCCAAATTCTATAAATTTACCTTATAGTACTGTTCTTAAAGATGGTAAATTTAAATCTGAAACTGCTCTTAAATCCATGTTCAACAATTTAAAAGTTGATGACAATCCTTTAATTTTTTCTTGTGGTTCTGGAATTACAGCTTGTATAATTATGTTAGCTAGTGAGCTTGTTTTAAAAAATAAAAAGGCTATTT